The Haliotis asinina isolate JCU_RB_2024 chromosome 2, JCU_Hal_asi_v2, whole genome shotgun sequence genomic interval TCacctactgctactaccacctcGGGCACCACCCCTATatcaactactgctactaccacctcGGGCACCACCCCTATatcaactactgctactaccacctcGATCACCACCCCTATAtcaactgctgctactaccacctcGGGCACCACCCCTATatcaactactgctactactacctcGGGCACCACCCCTATatcaactactgctactaccacctcGGGCACCACCCCTATatcaactactgctactaccacctcGGGCACCACCCCTATatcaactactgctactaccacctcGGGCACCACCCCTATAtcaactgctgctactaccacctcGGGCACCACCCCTATatcaactactgctactactacctcGGGCACCACCCTTATGACAACTACTGGTACTACTACCTCGGGCACCACCCCTATGACAACTACTGGTACTACTACCTCGGGCACCACCCCTATgacaactactgctactactacctcGGGCACCACCCCTATGACacctactgctactactacctcGGACACCACCCCTATatcaactactgctactactacctcGGGCACCACCCCTATatcaactactgctactactacctcGGGCACCACCCCTATGACacctactgctactactaccttGGGCACCACCCCTATGACacctactgctactactacctcGGGCACCACCCCTATGACacctactgctactactacctcGGGCACCACCCCTATatcaactactgctactactacctcGATCACCACCCCTATGACAACTACTGGTACTACTACCTCGGTCACCACCCCTATGACAACTACTGGTACTACTACCTCGGGCACCACCCCTATGACacctactgctactactacctcGGACACCACCCCTATatcaactactgctactactacctcGGGCACCACCCCTATatcaactactgctactactacctcGGGCACCACCCCTATGACacctactgctactactacctcGGGCACCACCCCTATatcaactactgctactactacctcGGGCACCACCCCTATGACAACTACTGCTTCTACTACCTCGGGCACCACCCCTATGACacctactgctactactacctcGGGCACCACCCCTATGACacctactgctactactacctcGGGCACCACCCCTATgacaactactgctactactacctcGGGCACCACCCCTATgacaactactgctactactacctcGGGCACCACCCCTATgacaactactgctactactacctcGGGCACCACCCTTATgacaactactgctactactacctcGGAGACCACCCCTATgacaactactgctactactacctcGGGCACCACCCTTATgacaactactgctactactacctcGGGCACCACCCATACACcaactactgctacttctacccCAGGTACCCCAGTGTATGTCAAACTTCGGATAACTTACAGTATGTACAGTACGTAGATCCCTCCAACGTCCACAGGGGGACGTTTAAttgtgacagtgagtgagttgtgagttatgtcacttttatcaacattccaccaatatcagggacacccaaaatgggcttcacacattgtacccatgatggGGAATCGATTTCGGATCTTCTGCGTGACACACGAACCCTTTAACCTATAGGCTTTTCAATCGCCCCTAactgaaacagaaaaacaacagTACGACCTCTTTTAGAACCGTCTTCAAAGTCGGCCAAAGTCTAGACCCAGGACCTGACAAAGACCACTGTAACCTTGGACTGTTTTGTGCACCTGGATTGCCATGGGCGGACTATTATTCCTATAAGGACATCTGGGGACAAAGATATGTTGGGGGTGCAGTCATGTCATGAAAGTTATCAGATTTGTTTAGGCTAATGAGCACTGGAACCGTGCCAACACATGCGTAACTGGAATCAACGACAAAAACGTGTCAGCTCTAACGAGCTTAACCAATGCTTCTATTGGCGTCTGTTCACTATATGACCAAAAATGACCAAAGCTAGTTTTCTCAGATGATGCTTACAAAATCACGGTTATATATTGTGGGAAATCAATCTTGGGTTGTGTTCTAAGCAATATCATGGGCAAGAGTTCAAAATCCGTCCGACTAAGATAGAAATCATTTGGTCGTATTCGGAACAAGTTCGGTAATTTTGATGTAAATAGAACAGGGGTATTTGACATTCCGTTTGGCTGAAAGGACCCTAATCCTGACCAGTTTTACAAACACGTGGTGTACATTCTATGGGTAATGCACTTCTGTGTTCTGCAGATAACGGTACATGTGTAAAGGACAGTGACTGTGCTGTACCTCCTGGGAGGACCTGCTCCAATGGTGTCTGCATATGTTCCATCGGATACGACATGGACGAGACCAGCGTTAAGTGCAGAAAGTTGACAGGTAAACCTCCATTTATGACCTTTGCATTTAACTTTTACATTATTATTCAAAGGGTTTTAGCGTTTTTACTTTATTACATCCTCAAAAGCTAGCTTGCAAAGCTAATCATAATGAAAATACATACAAACTGGGTAAAACTGGTAAAAGGAAAGACCGAGGGACAAACgtgtatattttacaaaactcAGTTTGTCAAACTTTAAGAATGTTTACTGAGCACACgtttcatgtttatatttgaCCTCCATATTACACCTTCCTGTGCTGTTCACAACAGGGAAGGACGGTGTgctggcctagtggttaaagcgttcgctcgtcatgaaAACTCAGGCttcattcctcacatggatgtaatgtgtgaaacccatttatggtgtcctctgatgttatattgctggaatattgctaaacctcAATCTTTCTttcactccctccctccctcactcaagTTATTAAGGGCGGATGTTTAATCCACTCTTCCAAACGAACCACTACTAATCAAAAACTACTTTTTGATCAGAAAGAAATGCCCTAATATGAGTCACATATTGAAATATAAGAAATCTAGTGAATACGACATAGATCCATACTAAGATTACAGGTGAAGATGTGTCCCCACCAAACGAAGCGTGCCGAAAGGGGCACCTGTTTGGAAAGGACGGTTACACTAAATAACATGCTCTCACAGTAAGCgagtgggttttacgccgcaagaTCACCTCGAGGGACTCCAGACattacacattgaacccatgtggggaattgaacccaaatCTGCAGTgagacgagcggacgctttttCCCACTGAGATACCCAACGAGGCCTCCACATAAATTTTAATACAgtttaacatcaaacacagaTCATTTTAGCGTATGTTTACACCGAGACGCTACCTGTCTGAGACCTGACTGCGACCAGCTATGCACTGGTTGCTTACTTTTCTTCTTGCGACTGATCGTTTATACCTAAGCCGTGGATTGTGTCTTGAACAAAAACGTAGAATTTTCATTTTTACGGCGGCATGGTTTAGACTAGTGGCATCGGTCTTACGTATCGCATCTAGGTCTAAAGGCCCCAGGTGTGACAGAGCCGAACAGGTCAAGACTAAAGACATCTGCGACTGACTTGCGACAAATAGTAGGATCGTGTTTGCGATCGTTGTAACTCCATGCGAGTTTCTTACGATTAGTATGATGATGAGGACCTTTTAAGACCAAATCGGGACCTAAGCGACTTTTCTGAGACACCAATCGAAAGTTTAGTCAATAATCAAAACCACAAACATTTCGGCTCAGTTGCAAATCATGCCAAAGTATCCTTTAAAACATCCTATTTAACGCTTTTCTCACCTTGTTACAGATCAATAAATTTGATACACACCACTCAGCGTCTTTTGaatttttataaatattctatTTCATGATTTatataataatcaaaataaCAGGCAAAATGTAGGTGTAAAATAAACAAGATAGGAAATATGATATTACCTTGTGGCACTGGAAATCGAGGAAGCACCAACCAAAGTAGAGAGTTCgataattttatatattttcagatgtaGGACAGTTTTTCTCTTCTATGGCTGTCTTGTCAACATCAGCAAAGCATACGGGCCTTTTACATGATCTGATTTCTTTAATAAATTATAAAGTGTCATTTTATTGCTAGAGGAAAGGTCAAATGACGATGGTCATACATTAACAGGTAAGGTTTTTCTTCTCTGGAACAACTCTGACATGTGGATGGTTTTCACATCTTTGGCGTCGACTGTGAATCACTGGACATATCTTCTAACATAGGTCAAAGGTGTCACAGATCTAGAGTTTCATTTGATACAATACCAATATACACTGAACTACTAAACTCTTTTCTCACTTTGTTACAGAATGTTCATCATTTCGTTCCGATTTCATCCTCTACGTGGACAGAGTCATCAAAGGATACGCTATCGACAAGCACCTGTATTACACCACGCCCGCCGACTGTGCCCGATTCTGCCTGAATGCAACATCTATTTGCAGATCTTTTGAAATGGAAAATACATTTTGCTATTTGCAAGCAGTTACATGGTTTGCAGTCCCGAACTATAAACGTGTGTCTTTACTGGGTACTGATCATTACCAGCGAAGATGTGCCTGGTGATGCATATAAGTTTACTGTCACTGGAAGAAAACTATGCCAATTCTGGACACAATCCTTCGACTTCCGGTCCTTAAACAGAAACAAGACAGTGTCTAATGCACTTGGAAACAAGACATGTTGTTTTAAACTGTATTTTCCCAGTATTGTAGGGATAAAATCAAGAAACAGCAAATTATCTGTGACACTGTGCTTGCTATACATATTAAAGTTACAAAACATTGGGATGTCTGGTCTGGCACACActcatatgtacacacacacgtacaatATGCAATATGCATACGCACTGATATGAAAGCACATACGACCTTTGTGTGTGAATTGTATAATTTGTTTACAcctaaaaaatatttcaagagAGTTGTGAATCAATGTATCTCCTTTTAAACATGATCCCACTGAAATAGCTTTTAAATTTAAGAAACCttaatgtgaaatgttttgacTTTCAGTTTCCACTGCTAAAGGGGATGTTTGTTGGATGTTTGTATGAAAATAGAAAATGGAAATAATGCATTCGAAATTACTGGCTTTCCTTCACAAACCGAGAGGAATTTGACACAAAGCCTTGTTTGTGATTCCAATGGTTGACTGCGCATCAGTCAGCCGTCAGTCATTCGAACGACTCTGTCCATTTGCTTGACTCTCAAGGTGATAATTTTTTCGAGATAAACCatgtttaattcatttacgTACCTTTAAATGTACGTAATTTCCTAGTAAACATTTTTCCTCATTGTTGGTGAGTGTTTTATATCGTTTTGAAGTGGTaagtgtatgtgagtgtgttttacataagtCATAAGTCTCATACTTCTTTCTCTCACCATTTATCATGGAGTTTCCTTTTGGATAACAAGTTATTATGAGACACGATGCTACTGTTCTTTAGTATATACCCTgtatacagacaaaacactactGCGTGGAATGTTGGTATGCTGAACAGATATCTCGAAAGTAAAGCTTTGTTCCTGCGTATTCCTTATCCAGTCGTCACTTGATGGCTGTGTCTCACTTCTGATATCTCGACGTATTTTCTCACTTTGTCGAACTGGATGAAACTCATGACAAGCTAAGTGAGTTAGCTCTTGTTTCTGTATTTAGCTTGTATGACATTGGAAGCAAAAATATTCGCTTTATTTACACCCCAGCCTTTGTATGGAGCTAAAAATGACTATCGTCACATCAATGGCTGTATAAATCTGTAATAGCACGGTGGAAGCGTAAATAGTCTAAAAGGTACGATctgtaatgtaaatatacatgtatatcaatcaTTGAAATTTATTGAACATTATTCATACTCTAGAAGTGAACATTTTACTTACTTTGCTTTAGTTATTTGATGTTGGGTTTAGATTCTGTTCGTGTGTTGTTTAATAATCGCgtgtggaccaaacaatcaagtgatcacaCCTTGAGCAAAGATGGGGGCAGTTGAGATGCGATGACGTGTCCAACAGTCAACCTATTCTCCAGGAGTCGGCTCTGACGGCAAGTATGAGTTGCcacagaccaattctaacccggatctttacaggTGGTTGGGGAGAATGTCCTGATCTATAAATAGAAACACGCTTTCCTATGTTCCATGAGATTTCTAATTACATAAAGTCAATCTATAATTAGATGATAGCAGAGGCTAAGTTGctaagtactgtcggaaataaaaaaaaccccaaaacaactgTTGTTAGGTTGTTACTCAGTATCCCTAAAATTTACACAGCTGAGAAAAgaatataagaatgaagatttttatggatatcaacttctttattatgagaacacaacatttcggagttaatgcttactccttcatcgggggaatgagaatggggtacagagctatattttatatgtacgggtaaaacaataacaaaggagcaagtggaatgaattaacgaaagacagtataaacaagcactgataggaagccgacagttatgattaacaatgatggaagccaatggtaatacattacagatgataggataagtttacataacacagatgggGATAAAGTCGATGTTAAGACAACTGATGTTACTGATTTAACTGAGTATGTATTGCTGTATTGTCTTGTTTGTGACCTGTAAACGTTCGTGTTGGGTTTCTCCTACTCTTGTGACCCTAACATGAGTTCGATgagttgttgttttcttttcatttctttgttTCGTTTGTTTAAACATAGTCACTATGGGAGTTTGTGTACGTCTGTATATAGTGGGGCTCTGCGTAGGTGCATGTACCTTCAGTTTTGACTGGTCTTCGTGAATATCAACTTCGTGTCTCTCCCAACAGGGAACGGAGCAACCACGGTTAGCTGTGTTTGTTAAAAAGCCCTAACCCCATGGGTACACAACTGCATGCATGTTTCGACAAAGGAAAACCTAGATACGTCGAGTGTGTTAAACTAGGTTTTTGTCAACTTACCACCAGGCATTCACATGGCATTCCTACAACATGTACCTCCCACTACCTTCCTGAAGACATAGCATGACATCACATGACATCTTGTCGCCCTCACAAAACAAGCAGTAAGAGGCAAATCTAACCAAATGCCAGTTGTCGTTTTAGCGCTTTGTTTTATGTGGCTACCTCGTACTTGTTTTGCAAGGATTCTCATCTAGGAATCCATATTATGCTGTGTTAAGTAACTAACAAAGATACGAACACTTGTgccagacatacacaccaatcGCTGTGCTAAATGAGCGGAGAATGACACGTGTTGAAATATCGATTCAGTACCTCTCCGCGTCACTACCTTCTCCTTAAGTCATCCTGCCGGGTCTGCAGTGCCTGCTTCCACTAGCTTATTTTACAGGAAGAGAAGCTTACAGGACCAAATGGATGTCAGTTACATATTTCTAGCAGCTGTCATTCTACACGTTTCTTTATCAATGGGGCAGTTTGATAGAACACAGGATGTGGTTTTGTCCGGATTTGTGTTCCAGACATTTCGTAGAACTACGGTACAGCAGTGTCGCAGACTGTGTGTTTACTCGTCAAGATGTCTCTCGGTCAACTGGTCATCATCCACCAGGGAGTGTCAGCTGAATTCAAAGAAGGGAAATGGGGAAACTTTGCAAGTTTCAAGAAGTAACATTTATCTACCTGCCGAACAGATAACAGAACAGGTAAGAGGTAATTTTAAAGAATTCATAATTTCTTCCCAAAGGAGAAAAGGCACAGTCTTCAAGGCAAGTGTTGTGAAAACTGTGATGCTATTCGTTCTGGAAGTTGTGTCTTGAAACAGGAATCCTAGTTTAGAAAACATTGTCTGTTGAGGATAGTAATTCAGCTGTTGATTCCATAGACTTTGGCTCCTTATCCGTTTGTAGCGCATGAGCGGAACCTTGCTGATGAGTGATGAACATCCTCGTAATCGAAATAGAATCCAGATCTTTGATTTCAAGAACTTTTATTGATAATTATCACGTTAAAGATCAGAGTCAAATTTTACTGAAACATTACTATATATCCTAACATTGCACACAGTCCCTTAACAGGGTCAACGTTAGACCTAAGCATTAACCAAGCATCACCTACCTTTAGAGTGGGaatgataaaagtaattaatcagtcaGCATGTATTCGCTTAATCCTTTGCTTTCTTGTttcattttccatttttaaCATTAGCTACAATAGACACTAGATGTGTTTGTATCCAACATTGGCACTAGTCGCACTATTTAGCAATAAACACgttataaaatgttttataaaagATGCTACGTGTTTCAAACATGAGCACCATGTCGACATCATGTTATGAACTTCACTCCCCAGTGGAGTGGGAGAAATATAATAGCGTCTATTTTACATGGTCTACCCTAATTGATACTTTGTTCCTTAACATTTgagtttatgtattttcaaaagaattaaaCCATTGCACACTTGCAATCTTCATAATTAGATATAAATATGCAGGTTACACAGGATAATGGCATTTAAAACAACATTAAGAGTTACTAGACTGAGCAAACCCAAGCTCACCACGCTCCCAACTAATGGACAAATTCAAGGTCAAATTAGTTCTTAATTCAAGGTTTTACAGTCATTTACATTAATATTTTACAAGTCAACATTACCATGAAGTCCAAATTTTACATTAAAGTCATTTTATTTTATCAAAGTAAGCATTACGTTTTGGAGAGACCAAAAtattcatcaaaatcaacaacatTTTAGCAACAAAATCAGCATTTGTATCAAAGTCAACCTTTCGTAACAAAAGCAAATTCTTTTTGAATGAAACacttcataaaatatatattatagaaaTCCTTTTTGTCAACATGGGATGGTAATTGTCCTTTCTGTAATGGTAAAAGTAATTGTGTGGCTAAATGCCCTAGATGGCATGTCTCCAGGTGGCTTTTATCCTAGGTGCCTGGTGCCAAGTAGCTTTTGTCTTAGATGGCTTGTGTCAGGTGGCTTTTGTCCTAGATGACTTGTGTCCAGGTGGGTTTTATCCTAGATGACGTGTCCAAAAGGCTTTTGTCTTGCTCTATAAAGGTAATTTTCTCGCAGCTTGGGACGTTGTAAATGTTAAAGTGTAACAGCCTCGGTAACAACAGTCGATGTTGTCCCAATAAATGAAGTTTGAAGTAGCAATATTCTCGCAGTATCAAGGCGGGCGgcatcagaaatgaacttcacgcATTCTACCCATGTcgtgaatcgaacccaggtcttcggcgtgaggagcgagCGTTTTTTTCACTTcaatgctaccccaccgccccgacgGGGTAAGAAGATGGTTATCACAATGTGGCACTACGGCTGTATCCAGTACCTGTTCTGGATAAGGTTGCCCAGCGAGTGTCCCATGTCCTAAAATGTGATCCAGCTTGCAGTCTTACCATTTGTAACCCCACAGACATATGTAAAATGCTTGAGGCCTATTTCGGGTATCCCCCGCTgtgctaaaagcgacgttaaACCATGCTCACCCCATCTCTGAACCACCGCGAAAGGGACAAGCTGATTATCTCGAGGTGACGTCTTCACAACGGTCGACGGTAACGTTTAAAGGATAGCGACTTTCATCAGATCAGTGAACCAAACGCCAGAGTTCCAGCTTGTGTCTATCAATGAGGAAAGAGCGTCTTTGACTGGACGACGTTTCCCCAAGTATGCTATACGTATTGTGGCTATTTTAAAAACCTACTGTTTCTGGGCGTCATGGTTTCGTCTTTGTTCCTGGTATTCACCATGAAATGCCAGGTTAGGGACTTTGCCCAGGGTTATCTAGCTCCcaaactttaacatagacttacgacgaTCATTGCGCTGCGATCTATTTGTAAAGCGGGTCTTAGACAATGTCTTGCTAAGACCCTCTTTGTCTGTCTCATTGTTGCGTAACACTGCATTCTGTAATGTTCCCACACCACGCCAGCTCTTTGTAAATGCCGCGTCTGGACCAGGGCTCACTTGTACAAAGCTATATCAACGCTacagtgattgtaactcccattctccaacataggcttcaGACAGTCGTTGCGCTGAGATCGTTTTGCGCAAGTGGGCCCTGATGCATTCCATGTGGATACGTCAGCTACCACGTCCTGGAGTCTACGCCACCTACCACGTCATGGAGTCTACCCCACCTACCACGTCATGGAGTCTACGCCACCTACCACGTCATGGAGTCTACGCCACCTACCACGTCATGGAGTCTACGCCACCTACCACGTCCTGGAGTCTACACCACCTACCACGTCATGGAGTCTACGCTACCTACCACGTCACGTCATGGAGTCTACCCCACCTACCACGTCATGGAGTCTACCCCACCTACCACGTCACGTCATGGAGTCTACCCCACCTACCACGTCACGTCATGGAGTCTACGCCACCTACCTAGACTTAGGTAACCTTagtacagtgttaaagaatgaggTCATGAGGCTCTCACAGTGCAGGTTACAGTGCACCTATTGACCCAGAGCTACACCGGTTGCGGCTCTCTGACGTCGCCAGTACCTACTGAGCTCATACTAGTGAAGGATGGGCACTCCCAGATCACCTAATCAGTTGCAATTAAGCATTTAGTTGTGTGATCGTTAATTAAGTCAAATCGAGACGTAGTATCGATTTCCATATATGGAAGTTCTGGTTCGAGTGTGTTGGCGATGTAGAGGTGACTCAGTGAGAAAAAAGGCAAGGTCGTCAAGGGATTGTATATACAAGAACAAGGAAATCACAGACAATAGAAGGGAAAAGCAAGACATACACCCGTATCTTACAGTTGTTCCTACCAATTCCACAAAGAGAAGGAAATCCGACACGTTCTTCCACTGTATATTATCAAATGTTGATAATCCATAACGTGATTCATGTTGCTATTTTCAGGGTCATCCATGCGCCAGTCAGACCTGCAGTACCAATCACATGTGCATACCCGTTAATACAGCTAAAAGACATGTATGTGTACGTATTGATGCGTCCAAGCCACaaactgctactactactactactactactgctgctgctgctgctgctgctgctgctgctactactactactacaactgctgctactactactactactactactgctgctactactgctactactactactactactgctgctattactactactacatcaACGACTG includes:
- the LOC137273253 gene encoding GTPase activating protein homolog 2-like; its protein translation is MTPTATTTSGTTPMTPTATTTSGTTPMTTTATTTSGTTPMTTTATTTSGTTPMTTTATTTSGTTLMTTTATTTSETTPMTTTATTTSGTTLMTTTATTTSGTTHTPTTATSTPDNGTCVKDSDCAVPPGRTCSNGVCICSIGYDMDETSVKCRKLTECSSFRSDFILYVDRVIKGYAIDKHLYYTTPADCARFCLNATSICRSFEMENTFCYLQAVTWFAVPNYKRVSLLGTDHYQRRCAW